The Amphiprion ocellaris isolate individual 3 ecotype Okinawa chromosome 6, ASM2253959v1, whole genome shotgun sequence genome contains a region encoding:
- the rhobtb4 gene encoding rho related BTB domain containing 4 isoform X2 produces MDIDTDYERPNVETIKCVVVGDNAVGKTRLICARACNATLTQYQLLATHVPTVWAIDQYRVCQEVLERSRDVVDEVSVSLRLWDTFGDHHKDRRFAYGRSDVVVLCFSLANPNSLRHVRTMWFPEIKHFCPRTPIILVGCQLDLRYADLDAVNRARRPLAKPIKPTDILPPERGHEVAKELGIPYYETSIVAQFGVKDVFDNAIRAALISRRHLQFWKSHLKKVQRPLLQAPFLPPRPPRPIVGIPDPPLTDGEGPDTLFCQPLCADVLFLLQGGTTRVFAHKVYLATSCSKFYDLFTLDLGGSCVGPRGEEQENKENLESGEEDEQSRRGAKEQAGRTKSLDIDKDGVDGGVRGLNRPQLLQQGSLRTSQSDNALPSRALYSLGALGTGRALSGWGRGFLSVCLEHVDDPVTGRPRLMTVVAMDALIQEEPFKAVLQYLYTGSLDEGRGDLMQVATIAELLEVFDLRMMVANVLNRESFMNQEITKAFHVRRANRIKECLNKGTFADVVFRLDDGCLPAHKPLLISSCDWMAAMFRGSFMESYIEEVSIPNTSAACMRGVLEFLYCGLLTPCPGLEPMELIVLANRLCLPRLVALTEQHAVDELLQLAVKGVDVDGQVLAYLELAQFHNAKQLSAWCLHHICTNYNSICRKFPKDMKAMSPENQKHFEKQRWPPVWFLKEEDRYLRSQKEREREEEILRKQHTKRGWCFWRHPSSSPHVS; encoded by the exons ATGGATATAGACACAGACTATGAGCGGCCCAATGTGGAAACCATTAAATGTGTGGTGGTAGGGGATAATGCAGTAGGCAAGACCAGGCTAATCTGTGCCCGGGCCTGCAATGCCACCCTCACACAGTATCAGCTGCTTGCCACCCACGTGCCAACCGTCTGGGCCATCGACCAGTACCGTGTATGCCAGGAg GTGTTAGAGAGATCTCGAGATGTAGTGGATGAGGTCAGCGTGTCCCTGAGGCTGTGGGACACATTCGGGGATCATCACAAAGACAGACGATTTGCCTATGGCAG GTCTGACGTAGTGGTGCTTTGCTTCTCTCTGGCTAATCCCAATTCCCTGCGCCACGTCCGCACCATGTGGTTCCCGGAGATCAAGCACTTCTGTCCCCGAACACCCATCATCCTGGTTGGCTGCCAGCTGGATCTGCGCTATGCTGACCTGGATGCAGTTAACCGTGCACGACGACCGCTAGCCAA ACCCATCAAACCCACAGATATTCTTCCTCCAGAGAGAGGCCATGAGGTGGCAAAAGAACTTGGCATCCCCTACTATGAGACCAGCATTGTTGCCCAGTTTGGAGTCAAAGATGTTTTTGACAATGCCATCCGTGCTGCCCTAATCTCCCGTCGACACCTGCAGTTCTGGAAATCCCACCTGAAGAAAGTCCAGAGGCCCCTTCTCCAGGCGCCCTTCCTGCCTCCTCGCCCACCACGCCCCATAGTGGGCATTCCAGACCCCCCTCTCACAGATGGTGAAGGCCCCGACACCCTTTTCTGTCAACCTCTGTGCGCAGATGTTCTTTTCCTTCTGCAAGGTGGCACCACTCGTGTCTTTGCACACAAAGTCTATCTGGCTACATCCTGCTCCAAGTTCTATGACCTCTTCACCCTCGATCTTGGTGGATCATGTGTGGGACCACGAGGGGAGGAACAGGAGAACAAGGAAAACTTGGAGAGTGGGGAGGAGGATgagcagagcaggagaggaGCCAAGGAGCAAGCTGGGCGCACCAAGAGCCTGGACATTGACAAAGACGGGGTTGACGGAGGAGTGCGGGGCCTGAACCGACCCCAGCTGCTCCAGCAGGGCTCTTTGAGGACTTCCCAGAGTGATAATGCACTCCCCTCTCGAGCCCTGTACTCCCTGGGAGCACTGGGGACTGGTCGTGCACTTTCAGGATGGGGAAGGGGGTTCCTGAGTGTGTGTCTGGAGCATGTTGATGACCCCGTGACTGGACGACCACGACTCATGACTGTGGTAGCCATGGATGCCCTTATACAGGAGGAACCATTCAAG GCAGTGCTTCAGTACCTCTACACAGGCAGTCTGGATGAGGGCCGAGGAGATCTGATGCAGGTGGCCACCATCGCAGAGCTGCTCGAGGTGTTTGACCTGCGTATGATGGTGGCCAATGTTCTGAACAGAGAAAGCTTCATGAACCAGGAGATCACCAAGGCCTTCCATGTTCGCAGAGCCAACCGCATCAAGGAGTGTCTCAACAAAGGGACATTTGCTG ATGTGGTGTTCCGACTGGACGATGGCTGCCTCCCGGCCCACAAGCCCCTGCTCATCTCAAGCTGCGACTGGATGGCGGCTATGTTCCGTGGCTCTTTCATGGAAAGTTACATTGAGGAG GTATCCATTCCTAACACCAGTGCAGCATGTATGCGTGGGGTGCTGGAGTTCCTGTACTGCGGTCTTCTAACGCCCTGTCCTGGTTTGGAGCCCATGGAGCTAATTGTTCTGGCCAACCGTCTCTGTCTGCCACGCCTTGTCGCCCTCACTG AACAGCATGCTGTGGATGAGCTTCTCCAGTTGGCAGTGAAAGGAGTTGACGTTGATGGGCAGGTGTTGGCTTACCTTGAGCTTGCACAG TTCCACAATGCCAAGCAGTTGTCAGCTTGGTGCCTCCATCACATCTGCACCAATTACAACAGCATCTGCCGCAAGTTTCCCAAAGACATGAAGGCCATGTCTCCAG AAAACCAAAAGCACTTTGAGAAGCAGCGCTGGCCTCCTGTGTGGTTCCTGAAGGAGGAGGACCGCTACCTGCGCTCTCAGAAGGAGCGCGAACGTGAGGAGGAGATCTTGCGCAAGCAACATACCAAGCGTGGCTGGTGTTTCTGGAGGCACCCGTCCTCCTCTCCCCACGTCTCCTAA
- the rhobtb4 gene encoding rho related BTB domain containing 4 isoform X1, translating into MWVNSGTVGRALSMDIDTDYERPNVETIKCVVVGDNAVGKTRLICARACNATLTQYQLLATHVPTVWAIDQYRVCQEVLERSRDVVDEVSVSLRLWDTFGDHHKDRRFAYGRSDVVVLCFSLANPNSLRHVRTMWFPEIKHFCPRTPIILVGCQLDLRYADLDAVNRARRPLAKPIKPTDILPPERGHEVAKELGIPYYETSIVAQFGVKDVFDNAIRAALISRRHLQFWKSHLKKVQRPLLQAPFLPPRPPRPIVGIPDPPLTDGEGPDTLFCQPLCADVLFLLQGGTTRVFAHKVYLATSCSKFYDLFTLDLGGSCVGPRGEEQENKENLESGEEDEQSRRGAKEQAGRTKSLDIDKDGVDGGVRGLNRPQLLQQGSLRTSQSDNALPSRALYSLGALGTGRALSGWGRGFLSVCLEHVDDPVTGRPRLMTVVAMDALIQEEPFKAVLQYLYTGSLDEGRGDLMQVATIAELLEVFDLRMMVANVLNRESFMNQEITKAFHVRRANRIKECLNKGTFADVVFRLDDGCLPAHKPLLISSCDWMAAMFRGSFMESYIEEVSIPNTSAACMRGVLEFLYCGLLTPCPGLEPMELIVLANRLCLPRLVALTEQHAVDELLQLAVKGVDVDGQVLAYLELAQFHNAKQLSAWCLHHICTNYNSICRKFPKDMKAMSPENQKHFEKQRWPPVWFLKEEDRYLRSQKEREREEEILRKQHTKRGWCFWRHPSSSPHVS; encoded by the exons GGCCCTCTCCATGGATATAGACACAGACTATGAGCGGCCCAATGTGGAAACCATTAAATGTGTGGTGGTAGGGGATAATGCAGTAGGCAAGACCAGGCTAATCTGTGCCCGGGCCTGCAATGCCACCCTCACACAGTATCAGCTGCTTGCCACCCACGTGCCAACCGTCTGGGCCATCGACCAGTACCGTGTATGCCAGGAg GTGTTAGAGAGATCTCGAGATGTAGTGGATGAGGTCAGCGTGTCCCTGAGGCTGTGGGACACATTCGGGGATCATCACAAAGACAGACGATTTGCCTATGGCAG GTCTGACGTAGTGGTGCTTTGCTTCTCTCTGGCTAATCCCAATTCCCTGCGCCACGTCCGCACCATGTGGTTCCCGGAGATCAAGCACTTCTGTCCCCGAACACCCATCATCCTGGTTGGCTGCCAGCTGGATCTGCGCTATGCTGACCTGGATGCAGTTAACCGTGCACGACGACCGCTAGCCAA ACCCATCAAACCCACAGATATTCTTCCTCCAGAGAGAGGCCATGAGGTGGCAAAAGAACTTGGCATCCCCTACTATGAGACCAGCATTGTTGCCCAGTTTGGAGTCAAAGATGTTTTTGACAATGCCATCCGTGCTGCCCTAATCTCCCGTCGACACCTGCAGTTCTGGAAATCCCACCTGAAGAAAGTCCAGAGGCCCCTTCTCCAGGCGCCCTTCCTGCCTCCTCGCCCACCACGCCCCATAGTGGGCATTCCAGACCCCCCTCTCACAGATGGTGAAGGCCCCGACACCCTTTTCTGTCAACCTCTGTGCGCAGATGTTCTTTTCCTTCTGCAAGGTGGCACCACTCGTGTCTTTGCACACAAAGTCTATCTGGCTACATCCTGCTCCAAGTTCTATGACCTCTTCACCCTCGATCTTGGTGGATCATGTGTGGGACCACGAGGGGAGGAACAGGAGAACAAGGAAAACTTGGAGAGTGGGGAGGAGGATgagcagagcaggagaggaGCCAAGGAGCAAGCTGGGCGCACCAAGAGCCTGGACATTGACAAAGACGGGGTTGACGGAGGAGTGCGGGGCCTGAACCGACCCCAGCTGCTCCAGCAGGGCTCTTTGAGGACTTCCCAGAGTGATAATGCACTCCCCTCTCGAGCCCTGTACTCCCTGGGAGCACTGGGGACTGGTCGTGCACTTTCAGGATGGGGAAGGGGGTTCCTGAGTGTGTGTCTGGAGCATGTTGATGACCCCGTGACTGGACGACCACGACTCATGACTGTGGTAGCCATGGATGCCCTTATACAGGAGGAACCATTCAAG GCAGTGCTTCAGTACCTCTACACAGGCAGTCTGGATGAGGGCCGAGGAGATCTGATGCAGGTGGCCACCATCGCAGAGCTGCTCGAGGTGTTTGACCTGCGTATGATGGTGGCCAATGTTCTGAACAGAGAAAGCTTCATGAACCAGGAGATCACCAAGGCCTTCCATGTTCGCAGAGCCAACCGCATCAAGGAGTGTCTCAACAAAGGGACATTTGCTG ATGTGGTGTTCCGACTGGACGATGGCTGCCTCCCGGCCCACAAGCCCCTGCTCATCTCAAGCTGCGACTGGATGGCGGCTATGTTCCGTGGCTCTTTCATGGAAAGTTACATTGAGGAG GTATCCATTCCTAACACCAGTGCAGCATGTATGCGTGGGGTGCTGGAGTTCCTGTACTGCGGTCTTCTAACGCCCTGTCCTGGTTTGGAGCCCATGGAGCTAATTGTTCTGGCCAACCGTCTCTGTCTGCCACGCCTTGTCGCCCTCACTG AACAGCATGCTGTGGATGAGCTTCTCCAGTTGGCAGTGAAAGGAGTTGACGTTGATGGGCAGGTGTTGGCTTACCTTGAGCTTGCACAG TTCCACAATGCCAAGCAGTTGTCAGCTTGGTGCCTCCATCACATCTGCACCAATTACAACAGCATCTGCCGCAAGTTTCCCAAAGACATGAAGGCCATGTCTCCAG AAAACCAAAAGCACTTTGAGAAGCAGCGCTGGCCTCCTGTGTGGTTCCTGAAGGAGGAGGACCGCTACCTGCGCTCTCAGAAGGAGCGCGAACGTGAGGAGGAGATCTTGCGCAAGCAACATACCAAGCGTGGCTGGTGTTTCTGGAGGCACCCGTCCTCCTCTCCCCACGTCTCCTAA